CACAGCGCCAGGCCGATAAAGGCCACCATCACCACAACGGTGCCCAGGCCTCGAATCATCCCGATATCCATGAAGGTCACCGTTTGCTTTTGATGATGGTGCCAAGGCCTTGCAGGTAGGCCACCAATGCGTCCATTTCGGTCTTGCCCTTCACGGCTGCGGCTGCACCGGCGATGTCTTCGTCGGTGTAGGGCACGCCCAGGGTGCGCAAGACTTCCATTTTCTTCGCGGTGTCCTTGCCGTCGAGCTTGTTTTCCACGAGGAACGGGTACGCCGGCATTTTCGACTCGGGCACCACGTTGCGCGGGTTGTACAAGTGCGCACGCTGCCAGTCATCGGAGTAACGCCCGCCGACACGGGCCAGGTCCGGGCCGGTGCGCTTGGAGCCCCACAGGAACGGGTGGTCCCACACGCTTTCACCGGCGACCGAGTAATGGCCGTAGCGTTCGGTTTCGGCACGGAACGGGCGGATCATCTGCGAGTGGCAGCCCACGCAACCGTTGGCGATGTAGACGTCGCGGCCTTCCAGTTCAAGCGCGGTACGCGGCTTCATGCCTTCGACCGGCTTGTTGGTCACGTCCTGGAAAAACAGCGGAACGATCTGCGTCAGGCCGCCGATACTCACGGCGATGACCATGAAGAAGGCCAGCAGGCCGATATTCTTCTCGACTACTTCGTGCTTCATCAGTGGGCTCCCACTACGGCGATCTTGGCGGCGGCTTCAGCTTGCGCAGGGTCGGAGGCACGCACGGTGCGCCAGACGTTGTAGGCCATGAGCAACATGCCGCTGGCAAAGAACGCACCGCCCAGGGCACGAACGATATAGCCCGGGTGGCTGGCTTGCAGCGCTTCGACGAAGGAGTAGGTGAGGGTGCCGTCATCGTTGATCGCACGCCACATCAGGCCCTGGGTAATGCCGTTGACCCACATCGAGGCGATGTAGAGCACGGTGCCGATGGTGGCGAGCCAGAAGTGCGCGTTGATCAGCCCGACGCTGTGCATCTGCGCACGGCTGAACAGTTTGGGGATCATGTGGTACAGCGCGCCGATAGAGATCATCGCCACCCAACCGAGGGCGCCGGCGTGGACATGGCCGATGGTCCAGTCGGTGTAGTGGGACAGCGAGTTGACGGTCTTGATCGCCATCATCGGCCCTTCAAAGGTCGACATGCCGTAGAACGCCAGCGATACCACGAGGAAGCGCAGGATCGGGTCGGTGCGCAACTTATGCCAGGCGCCCGACAGGGTCATCATGCCGTTGATCATGCCGCCCCAGCTCGGAGCGAGCAGGATGATCGACATCGCCATGCCCAGCGACTGCGCCCAGTCCGGCAATGCGGTGTAGTGCAAGTGGTGCGGGCCAGCCCAGATGTACAGGGTGATCAGCGCCCAGAAATGCACGATGGACAGGCGGTACGAGTAAATAGGACGTTCGGCCTGCTTCGGCACGAAGTAGTACATCATCCCCAGGAAGCCGGTGGTCAGGAAGAAACCCACGGCGTTGTGGCCGTACCACCACTGGATCATCGCATCCGTCGCCCCGGCGTAGGCCGAGTAGGACTTGAACAGGCTTACTGGTAGCGAGGCGTGGTTGACGATGTGCAGCATCGCCGTCACCAGGATAAACGCGCCGTAGAACCAGTTGCCCACGTAGATGTGCTTGGTTTTGCGCTTGACGATGGTGCCGAAGAACACCACGGCGTAGGTCACCCAGACAATCGCGAGCAAAATCGCGATCGGCCATTCCAGCTCGGCGTATTCCTTGGTGGTGGTGTAGCCCAGCGGCAGGGTGACGATGGCGCCGACGATAACGGCTTGCCAGCCCCAGAAGGTGAAGGCCGCGAGGCCGTCGGAGATCAGTCGCGTCTGGCAGGTTCGCTGCACGACATAGTAGGAGGTGGCAAACAATGCACATCCGCCGAAGGCGAAGATCACCAGGTTGGTGTGCAGCGGGCGCAGGCGGCCGAAGGTTGTCCATGGCAAACCGAAATTCAATTCCGGCCACACCAGTTGCGAGGCGATGAACACCCCGAGCCCCATGCCAAGGATCCCCCAGACCACCGTCATGATGGCGAACTGGCGGACTACCTTATAGTTATAAGCAGTCGGACTGATTGCTGTGCTCATTCTAAGGTTCCACGGTTTAGGTTTTTTTATAGTTGAAATCGGCCGCAAGTATGGACAAACCGATAGGCCATTGCAACGCAATGGCTGACCTGTATCAATGCGTTCCGCGCCAGATTCTGCGCCCTTTCCATGTTTGGCGTAAGGACAAAATCAGAAATCGAAAGCTGATCGAGTGGACAAGAATTTTTCCAGGCCGCAACGGATACCGTTGCGTACGCCAAAACCGCCCGCTGTGCAGCAAGCGTAGACCCGAATGGCAGGGGGGAAAGTTGTGCTTTGGAAGGGTGTGACGAAGGGCCGCAGGGCGGCAGCCATTGGTGGCACGTTGTCCGCCGCAAGAAAAAACGGCTGCAAGATTCAAGTTGGGGGCTCTTCTCTTGCAGCTTGAAGCTCAAAACTGGCAGCTCACCCGCTGCTATTGATGGGACAGGCTATACACGTAAGCCGCCAGCAGGTGCACCTTGTCATTGCCTTGCAGCACTTCCTGCGCCGGCATCTGGCCTTGGCGGCCGTGGCGGATGGTCTGCTGCAACTGCGCAAGGCTGGTGCCGTAGATATAGCCGGCCGGTTTGGTCAGGTCAGGTGCGCCCATGGCTTCCATGCCGTGGCCTTGTGGGCCGTGGCAAGCCACACAGGTGGTGCTGAACGCGGCCTGGCCGGCCGCCAGGTCAGCCGTGCTGTCGGCCGGCAGTGGCAGTTTGGCCAGGTCGTGGCGCACATAGGCGGCGACGTTTTTCACGCCGTTGTCGCCGAGTATTTCGCCCCAGGCCGGCATCGCCGCGTGGCGACCGTTGAGGATGGTGGCCTTGATCGCTTCGGCCGAACCGCCCCAGCGCCAGATGTTGTCCGCCAGGTTCGGGAAGCCGAATGCACCCTTGGCATCCGAGCCGTGGCACACCGCGCAGTTGGAGGCGAACAGGCGCCCGCCCATTTTCAGCGCCTGCGGGTCTTTCGCCACTTCTTCCACGGGCATGGCCGAGAATTTGGCGAAGATCGGCCCGAATTTGGTGTCGGCCCTGGCCATTTCCTTGTCCCATTCCTTGGCCGAGGTCCAGCCGTCTTCATAGCCCGGCAGCACGCCTTTCCAGTTGCCCAGGCCCGGGTAGAGGATCAGGTAGCCGACGGCAAACACCAGGGTGCCGACGAACAGCATGAACCACCACTGGGGCAGCGGGTTGTCGTATTCCTCGATGCCATCAAAGGCGTGGCCCATGGTCTGGTCGACGCTGCCACGGGTTTCGCCCTTGCGGGTGCCGATCAACAGCCAGGTCAGGCCGATCAGGCTGCCGAGGGTCAGTACGCAGATCCATGTACTCCAGAAAAGGGTCATGGCTGGTTGCTCCTTGTTGCAGGCTCTTCTTGAGCGTCGGATGGAGTGGGTTCATCGGCGAAGGGCAGCAGGCGCGCCTGCTCGAATTCCGCATTGCGCTTGTTGTTGAACACCCACAGCGACAGGCCGATAAAGGCGATGGCGACCACCAGCGTGCCGAGGCCGCGGAGGGTGCCTGCATCGAATTCAAATCCCATGGCTCACCTCTTGCTCTTGATGGCAGTGCCGAGCACTTGCAGGTACGAAACCAGCGCGTCCATCTCGGTCTTGCCCTTGAGGCTGGCCACTGCGCCACTGATGTCGTCGTCGCTGTACGGCACGCCGAGGGTGCGCATCACGTTTAACTTGGTCTCGGTGTGGCTGCTGTCGACCTGGGCGGTGACCAGCCAGGGGTAGGCCGGCATCTTCGACTCGGGTACCACGTTGCGCGGGTTGTACAAGTGCGCGCGGTGCCAGTCGTCCGAGTAGCGTGCGCCGACGCGGGCCAGGTCCGGTCCGGTGCGCTTGGAGCCCCACAGGAACGGGTGGTCCCACACGCTTTCGCCCGCTACCGAGTAGTGGCCGTAGCGCTCGGTCTCGGCGCGGAACGGGCGGATCATCTGCGAGTGGCACTGTACGCAGCCTTCGCGGATATAGATGTCGCGGCCTTCGAGTTGCAGCGCGGTGTAGGGCTTCATGCCTTCGACCGGCTTGTTGGTCACGTCCTGGAAAAACAGCGGGACGATCTGGGTCAGGCCGCCGATGCTCACGGCGAGCACCATCAGCAGCATCAGCAGGCCGACGTTCTTTTCAATCGTTTCGTGTTTCATCGTCGACTCCTCAGGCCATCTGCGCGGCGTTGGCGGCTTCGGCGGGCTGCGCCGAGCGCACGGTGCGCCAAGTGTTGTAAGCCATCAGGAACATGCCGCTGAGGAAGATCGCACCGCCCACCAGCCGCACGATGAAGCCAGGGTGGCTGGCCACCAGGGTTTCGACGAAGGAGTAGGTCAAGGTGCCGTCTTCGTTGACCGCACGCCACATCAGGCCCTGAGCGATACCGTTGACCCACATCGACGCGATGTAGAGCACGGTGCCGATG
The genomic region above belongs to Pseudomonas poae and contains:
- the ccoO gene encoding cytochrome-c oxidase, cbb3-type subunit II; protein product: MKHEVVEKNIGLLAFFMVIAVSIGGLTQIVPLFFQDVTNKPVEGMKPRTALELEGRDVYIANGCVGCHSQMIRPFRAETERYGHYSVAGESVWDHPFLWGSKRTGPDLARVGGRYSDDWQRAHLYNPRNVVPESKMPAYPFLVENKLDGKDTAKKMEVLRTLGVPYTDEDIAGAAAAVKGKTEMDALVAYLQGLGTIIKSKR
- the ccoN gene encoding cytochrome-c oxidase, cbb3-type subunit I, which produces MSTAISPTAYNYKVVRQFAIMTVVWGILGMGLGVFIASQLVWPELNFGLPWTTFGRLRPLHTNLVIFAFGGCALFATSYYVVQRTCQTRLISDGLAAFTFWGWQAVIVGAIVTLPLGYTTTKEYAELEWPIAILLAIVWVTYAVVFFGTIVKRKTKHIYVGNWFYGAFILVTAMLHIVNHASLPVSLFKSYSAYAGATDAMIQWWYGHNAVGFFLTTGFLGMMYYFVPKQAERPIYSYRLSIVHFWALITLYIWAGPHHLHYTALPDWAQSLGMAMSIILLAPSWGGMINGMMTLSGAWHKLRTDPILRFLVVSLAFYGMSTFEGPMMAIKTVNSLSHYTDWTIGHVHAGALGWVAMISIGALYHMIPKLFSRAQMHSVGLINAHFWLATIGTVLYIASMWVNGITQGLMWRAINDDGTLTYSFVEALQASHPGYIVRALGGAFFASGMLLMAYNVWRTVRASDPAQAEAAAKIAVVGAH
- the ccoP gene encoding cytochrome-c oxidase, cbb3-type subunit III; translated protein: MTLFWSTWICVLTLGSLIGLTWLLIGTRKGETRGSVDQTMGHAFDGIEEYDNPLPQWWFMLFVGTLVFAVGYLILYPGLGNWKGVLPGYEDGWTSAKEWDKEMARADTKFGPIFAKFSAMPVEEVAKDPQALKMGGRLFASNCAVCHGSDAKGAFGFPNLADNIWRWGGSAEAIKATILNGRHAAMPAWGEILGDNGVKNVAAYVRHDLAKLPLPADSTADLAAGQAAFSTTCVACHGPQGHGMEAMGAPDLTKPAGYIYGTSLAQLQQTIRHGRQGQMPAQEVLQGNDKVHLLAAYVYSLSHQ
- a CDS encoding CcoQ/FixQ family Cbb3-type cytochrome c oxidase assembly chaperone, whose amino-acid sequence is MGFEFDAGTLRGLGTLVVAIAFIGLSLWVFNNKRNAEFEQARLLPFADEPTPSDAQEEPATRSNQP
- the ccoO gene encoding cytochrome-c oxidase, cbb3-type subunit II, translated to MKHETIEKNVGLLMLLMVLAVSIGGLTQIVPLFFQDVTNKPVEGMKPYTALQLEGRDIYIREGCVQCHSQMIRPFRAETERYGHYSVAGESVWDHPFLWGSKRTGPDLARVGARYSDDWHRAHLYNPRNVVPESKMPAYPWLVTAQVDSSHTETKLNVMRTLGVPYSDDDISGAVASLKGKTEMDALVSYLQVLGTAIKSKR